A single window of Ananas comosus cultivar F153 linkage group 17, ASM154086v1, whole genome shotgun sequence DNA harbors:
- the LOC109722821 gene encoding protein SMAX1-LIKE 3-like, with product MRAGGCTVQQALTAEAASVVKQAVNLARRRGHAQVTPLHVASTMLCSSSGLLRAACLQAHSHPLQCKALELCFNVALNRLPASSSAVPILAPPPGPLHHHHHHHHHHHHLHHQPPSLSNALVAAFKRAQAHQRRGSIESQQQPLLAVKIELEQLIISILDDPSVSRVMREAGFSSTQVKTNVEQAVSLEIAAPITSTPCNPNPNPTKPKEAIAGPLGQSHQLAKAARHLDSVRGEDVASIMECLVSRRKRSIVVVGECLATTEGIVRAVMERVSKGEGPEGLRNLQFLPLSLQSFGRMSRDEVDHKVGELRTCREAVLVLEDLQWAVEFWAGCVERQRSYYCPVEHVIMEIRSLVCGGCLGGGDSSGLSFWLIGYATYQTYMTCRVGHPSLETHWGLHPLTVPSGSLGLSLTCDSDSQMRMKAKPGGSESCWSFLEGGGESQVTCADCSTKLDTNARGLQHASFSSRSSIASNLPSWLRQYKEDNRSASTNDDQGCIQLKDLCKKWNSICSSSHGNQHHTSEMTLNFSSVSPCSSLSSYDKCNPSLHQLRQPCPLQLEAEHPWREHRKWLSETTNEGLEPMSRVSLECANPRQNLSSGSSDGTMEVECHSKFKELSAENLKTLCNALERCAPWQKEMIPDIASTILQCRSGMRRRKEKSKMTRVKEDTWLFFQGNDIDGKDKIARELASLVFGSHNSYISIALSTFSSTRSDSTDDLGNKRPRSEKSHSYLEKLFEAICDNPHRVIMMEDIEQLDSYSQVGIKNAIESGSLRGYNDDEVSISDAIIILSCETFDSRSRACSPRIKQKMESEEEKEEVGEKETDSKGFCLDLNYCAEDDMEECFFDDVCLLEAVDRAFFFRSPGDL from the exons ATGAGAGCAGGAGGCTGCACTGTGCAACAAGCGCTGACAGCAGAGGCAGCGAGCGTAGTGAAGCAAGCGGTGAACCTGGCCCGGCGTCGCGGGCACGCGCAGGTGACCCCACTCCACGTGGCCAGCACCATGCTGTGCTCGTCGTCAGGCCTCCTCCGCGCCGCGTGCCTCCAGGCCCACTCCCACCCGCTCCAGTGCAAGGCCCTCGAGCTCTGCTTCAACGTCGCCCTCAACCGCCTCCCCGCCTCGTCCTCCGCAGTCCCGATCCTCGCTCCCCCGCCCGGCCcgctccaccaccaccaccaccaccaccaccatcaccaccacctccaccaccaaCCCCCCTCCCTCTCCAACGCGCTGGTCGCCGCTTTCAAACGGGCCCAGGCCCACCAGCGCCGCGGCTCCATCGAGAGCCAGCAGCAGCCGCTGCTCGCCGTCAAGATCGAGCTCGAGCAGCTCATCATCTCCATCCTCGACGACCCCAGCGTCAGCCGCGTCATGCGGGAGGCCGGCTTCTCCAGCACGCAAGTCAAGACCAATGTCGAGCAGGCCGTCTCATTGGAAATAGCCGCACCCATCACCAGTACCCCCtgtaaccctaaccctaaccctaccaaACCCAAGGAGGCCATCGCCGGCCCCTTGGGCCAATCTCATCAGCTGGCCAAAGCCGCCAGGCATTTGGACTCGGTTAGGGGCGAGGATGTTGCGAGTATTATGGAGTGCCTAGTTAGCAGGCGGAAGAGGAGTATTGTGGTTGTAGGGGAGTGCTTGGCCACCACCGAGGGAATCGTCAGGGCGGTGATGGAGAGAGTGAGCAAGGGAGAGGGGCCTGAGGGTTTACGCAATCTACAGTTCCTACCCCTCTCGCTCCAGTCCTTCGGACGCATGTCGAGAGACGAGGTGGATCACAAGGTCGGAGAGCTAAGGACGTGCCGAGAGGCTGTGTTGGTGTTGGAGGATCTTCAGTGGGCTGTGGAGTTTTGGGCTGGCTGCGTGGAGAGGCAGAGGAGCTATTATTGCCCTGTGGAGCATGTGATTATGGAGATTAGGAGCCTGGTTTGTGGTGGCTGCTTAGGAGGAGGCGACAGTAGTGGACTCAGCTTTTGGTTGATCGGGTATGCAACATATCAAACCTACATGACATGTAGGGTTGGACACCCTTCGCTGGAGACTCACTGGGGTCTTCACCCCCTCACTGTTCCTTCTGGTAGCTTGGGATTGAGCCTAACCTGCGACAG TGATTCACAAATGCGAATGAAAGCAAAACCGGGTGGAAGTGAGTCATGCTGGTCATTTTTAGAAGGTGGAGGCGAGAGTCAGGTAACTTGTGCCGATTGTTCAACCAAGCTTGACACAAATGCTCGAGGCCTACAGCATGCTTCTTTCAGCAGCCGCAGCTCGATTGCATCGAACCTCCCTTCGTGGCTTCGGCAGTACAAAGAAGATAACAGAAGTGCAAGCACCAATGATGATCAG ggttGTATCCAACTAAAAGACCTTTGCAAGAAGTGGAACTCAATATGTAGTTCATCCCATGGAAACCAACACCATACATCAGAAATGACTCTAAATTTTTCTTCAGTATCTCCATGTTCTTCCTTATCTTCTTACGATAAGTGCAACCCTAGCCTCCACCAGCTCCGTCAACCTTGTCCACTCCAACTAGAGGCCGAGCACCCGTGGAGGGAACATCGCAAATGGCTCTCAGAGACTACCAATGAAGGGCTTGAACCCATGTCAAGAGTCTCTTTGGAGTGTGCAAACCCTAGGCAGAACCTTAGCTCCGGTTCCTCAGATGGCACGATGGAGGTGGAATGTCATTCTAAGTTTAAGGAGCTAAGTGCAGAGAATCTAAAGACACTTTGCAATGCATTGGAGAGATGTGCCCCATGGCAGAAGGAGATGATCCCCGATATAGCAAGCACTATCCTGCAGTGCCGATCGGGGATGCggagaaggaaagagaagtCGAAGATGACTAGGGTTAAGGAGGACACATGGCTGTTTTTCCAAGGGAATGACATTGATGGCAAAGACAAGATAGCTAGGGAACTTGCTAGCCTTGTCTTTGGCTCTCACAATAGTTATATCTCAATTGCACTGAGCACCTTCTCATCAACTCGATCTGATTCTACCGATGATCTCGGAAACAAGAGGCCACGATCGGAAAAAAGTCATAGCTATCTTGAGAAGCTCTTTGAAGCTATATGCGACAATCCACATCGTGTGATCATGATGGAAGACATCGAGCAGTTAGATAGCTATTCTCAGGTTGGTATCAAGAATGCGATCGAGAGCGGTAGTTTACGGGGCTACAATGATGATGAAGTCAGTATTAGTGATGCTATTATAATTTTGAGTTGCGAGACCTTCGACTCGAGGTCTAGGGCTTGCTCTCCTCGAATTAAACAGAAGATGGAGAGtgaggaagagaaggaagaagtaGGTGAGAAGGAGACGGATTCTAAAGGTTTTTGCTTGGATTTGAACTACTGTGCTGAAGATGACATGGAGGAATGTTTTTTTGATGATGTGTGCCTTCTAGAAGCCGTCGATCGTGCGTTCTTCTTCCGATCACCAGGGGATTTGTAA